The proteins below come from a single Rhodohalobacter sp. SW132 genomic window:
- the carA gene encoding glutamine-hydrolyzing carbamoyl-phosphate synthase small subunit has protein sequence MSPDTKKPCILALSDGTVVRGKAIGKIGTTGGELCFNTSMTGYQEIFTDPSYYGQLMMMTYPHIGNYGTMSRDDEANRVMIAGLIVRSFSDDFSNPIADGSLQEYLERNNVVGITGVDTRRLVRHIRTEGVMNAVISSETTDEDELVKQAKEWDSMMGLELATKVTRKEAQTIPSDGPYKLAVFDYGVKKSILDNFVKRGCTLRVFPAEAELDEVKSWGADGYFFSNGPGDPNASADYALPIIEYAKSTGKPLFGICLGHQLIAMSEGIEVKKMFVGHRGANQPVKNIETGLVEISTQNHGFAVDEDKMDESVADISHINLNDQTIEGLKFKNFPGMSVQYHPEASPGPHDSQYLFDQFLEMVKEGAGDKVQG, from the coding sequence ATGAGTCCCGACACTAAAAAACCTTGTATCCTTGCTCTGTCAGATGGCACCGTTGTTCGCGGTAAAGCGATCGGAAAAATCGGCACAACCGGCGGTGAACTTTGCTTTAACACCAGTATGACCGGTTACCAGGAAATTTTTACAGACCCAAGCTATTATGGCCAGCTTATGATGATGACCTATCCCCACATCGGGAATTACGGCACCATGAGCCGCGATGATGAAGCCAACCGGGTAATGATTGCCGGACTGATTGTCCGGTCTTTTTCTGATGATTTCAGCAATCCCATTGCCGACGGAAGCCTGCAGGAGTACCTTGAACGTAATAATGTAGTTGGAATCACCGGGGTTGATACCCGGCGTCTTGTCCGCCATATTCGCACCGAAGGTGTGATGAACGCCGTCATCAGCAGTGAAACTACCGATGAAGATGAGCTGGTGAAACAAGCAAAAGAGTGGGACTCCATGATGGGCCTGGAACTTGCCACAAAAGTCACACGGAAAGAAGCGCAAACCATCCCATCCGACGGGCCTTATAAACTTGCTGTTTTTGATTACGGAGTGAAAAAGAGCATTCTCGATAATTTCGTTAAACGAGGATGCACGCTTCGGGTATTTCCCGCAGAAGCTGAGCTCGACGAGGTTAAATCCTGGGGTGCCGACGGTTATTTTTTCAGCAACGGCCCGGGCGATCCTAACGCTTCAGCAGATTACGCACTACCGATTATTGAATATGCTAAATCAACCGGCAAGCCGCTCTTCGGCATCTGCCTGGGACATCAGCTGATCGCAATGTCGGAAGGAATAGAAGTGAAGAAAATGTTTGTAGGTCATCGCGGGGCAAATCAGCCAGTCAAAAATATTGAAACCGGCCTCGTAGAAATATCCACCCAAAATCACGGGTTTGCAGTAGATGAAGATAAAATGGACGAATCAGTAGCAGATATCAGCCACATCAACCTTAATGATCAAACAATTGAAGGGTTAAAGTTCAAAAACTTCCCCGGAATGTCCGTTCAATATCACCCCGAAGCCTCCCCCGGCCCGCACGATTCACAATATCTGTTTGATCAGTTTCTGGAGATGGTGAAGGAAGGCGCAGGTGACAAGGTCCAAGGTTAA
- a CDS encoding OsmC family protein, whose translation MPTRSAEAEWKGDLKNGKGTIKVESGAFKTDYDSASRFETGSKTNPEELIGAAHAGCFSMALSNELASAGHDPKSVHTKAEVVLEMKDDGPEITTIRLISKANVPGIDEDEFMEIANGAKEGCPVSKVLAAAKIELEIELES comes from the coding sequence ATGCCAACACGATCTGCAGAAGCCGAATGGAAAGGAGATTTAAAAAATGGAAAGGGAACGATAAAAGTTGAGAGCGGAGCATTTAAGACAGATTATGATTCCGCCTCTAGATTTGAAACCGGCAGCAAAACAAATCCGGAAGAGCTGATAGGAGCAGCCCATGCAGGCTGTTTTTCTATGGCGCTGTCGAACGAACTGGCCAGTGCCGGACACGATCCGAAATCGGTTCACACCAAAGCAGAAGTTGTTTTGGAGATGAAAGATGACGGTCCTGAAATCACAACCATCCGGTTGATTTCCAAAGCGAACGTGCCGGGAATCGATGAGGATGAATTTATGGAAATAGCGAACGGTGCCAAGGAAGGGTGCCCGGTATCGAAAGTTCTGGCAGCAGCAAAGATTGAGCTCGAAATTGAGCTTGAAAGCTAA
- a CDS encoding D-alanine--D-alanine ligase encodes MKKPTVVVAFGGVSPEHEVSVLTGVQALSALEDSEYHTLPLYISKSGKWFTGEPLRDLKNYEKLDTLIGSSTPCVLTHNRDGAPVIKTLPDGLFSKSSEFPVYAVLTSFHGSAGENGSFQGIFEAYNIPYTGSGVMASAIGMDKVTAKRLCASEEIPVVEDIDFTEKDWIENKDVLLQKISALGESAVVKPVHLGSSIGVEVVKSTEETITAVETAFRYDDHLMVEKAISPLMEINCSVLGTADKCRASVCERPVGREELLSFTDKYQNDEAAKGMAAADRIIPADIPDELAENIQETSVRVFKLLQSSGLARLDFLVNADTNTFYFNEINTIPGSFSFYLWKENGIDFKDLLVELIEIAIQQHQKKNGRVQSYETNLLSQKAVKGMKGLKRSK; translated from the coding sequence ATGAAAAAACCAACCGTAGTTGTTGCTTTTGGCGGTGTTTCTCCAGAACACGAAGTCTCTGTCTTAACCGGCGTGCAGGCACTTTCTGCCCTTGAAGATTCTGAGTACCACACGTTACCGCTTTATATCTCGAAATCTGGCAAATGGTTTACAGGGGAGCCTCTTCGTGATCTGAAAAATTACGAAAAACTCGATACACTCATTGGCAGCTCAACCCCCTGTGTGCTAACCCACAACAGAGACGGTGCACCGGTCATTAAAACTCTCCCGGATGGATTGTTTTCAAAATCATCCGAATTTCCTGTCTACGCCGTTTTGACCTCATTTCATGGATCAGCCGGGGAAAACGGTTCCTTCCAGGGAATTTTCGAGGCATACAATATCCCCTATACCGGCAGCGGGGTGATGGCATCCGCCATCGGCATGGATAAAGTTACAGCCAAACGATTATGCGCATCTGAAGAGATTCCGGTAGTTGAAGACATCGATTTTACTGAAAAAGATTGGATTGAAAACAAAGATGTTCTTCTTCAGAAAATCTCCGCTTTAGGGGAGTCTGCTGTTGTAAAACCGGTACATCTCGGCAGCAGTATTGGCGTTGAAGTGGTAAAAAGCACCGAAGAGACTATAACAGCTGTGGAGACCGCATTCAGGTACGATGACCACCTGATGGTTGAAAAAGCAATCTCCCCTCTCATGGAGATCAATTGCTCCGTTCTTGGCACTGCGGATAAGTGCAGGGCAAGCGTTTGTGAACGCCCGGTTGGACGTGAAGAACTCCTCTCATTCACTGATAAATATCAAAATGATGAAGCCGCGAAAGGTATGGCCGCGGCGGATCGCATTATCCCCGCCGATATACCTGATGAGCTCGCTGAAAACATCCAGGAAACGTCAGTTCGCGTTTTTAAACTGCTCCAATCCTCCGGGCTTGCTCGCCTGGATTTCCTGGTCAACGCAGATACCAATACCTTTTACTTTAATGAAATCAATACAATTCCGGGGTCTTTCTCCTTCTATTTGTGGAAAGAGAATGGAATTGATTTTAAAGATTTACTTGTGGAGCTCATTGAAATTGCGATTCAACAACACCAAAAAAAGAATGGGCGCGTTCAAAGCTACGAAACAAACTTACTGAGCCAAAAAGCCGTTAAGGGTATGAAAGGTTTAAAAAGATCAAAATAG
- a CDS encoding COX15/CtaA family protein has protein sequence MLKKVPFITGFTLFAILLIWLIWQTVYPDIPRGGPLHISGQLLVLSGLLTVSMWLYLRSRPKTPLQMSHRTEFQVWAWLILILILIQVFWGGITSGLHGGHVYNTFPKMNQNWIPPEILIMEPVRLNFIENAATAQWMHRVFGTVLGVLIVITWVRSFVAETPFTTKKWLLAIFALFLVQYALGVFALIYHVPPLMGLSHLLLSFLLIAVSTRLLYHVQSKRS, from the coding sequence ATGCTAAAAAAAGTTCCGTTCATTACCGGTTTTACCTTGTTTGCCATACTGCTTATCTGGCTTATCTGGCAAACCGTCTATCCGGATATTCCACGGGGCGGCCCTCTCCATATTTCCGGGCAACTCCTGGTTTTATCCGGACTTCTTACCGTCTCAATGTGGCTCTATCTCCGTTCAAGGCCAAAGACTCCTCTGCAAATGTCTCACCGGACAGAGTTCCAGGTCTGGGCATGGCTGATTTTAATCCTGATCCTCATCCAGGTATTCTGGGGCGGAATTACTTCCGGCCTCCACGGCGGACATGTCTATAATACGTTCCCGAAGATGAATCAAAACTGGATTCCGCCTGAGATTTTGATCATGGAACCGGTCAGGCTCAATTTTATTGAAAACGCAGCTACCGCACAGTGGATGCACAGAGTATTTGGAACGGTCTTGGGAGTGTTGATTGTCATCACCTGGGTTCGCTCATTTGTTGCTGAAACTCCATTCACCACTAAAAAATGGCTGCTGGCGATATTTGCACTTTTCCTGGTGCAGTACGCCCTCGGTGTGTTTGCATTAATCTATCACGTTCCCCCGTTAATGGGATTATCACACCTCTTGCTGTCGTTCCTGCTCATCGCGGTCTCAACGCGCCTGCTTTATCACGTCCAATCAAAACGATCGTAG
- the carB gene encoding carbamoyl-phosphate synthase large subunit, giving the protein MPRREDISKILIIGSGPIVIGQACEFDYSGTQACRSLKEEGYEVVLINSNPATIMTDPMMADSIYLKPLTTESIKEIVEIEKPDAVLPTMGGQTALNLAGDLQKENFWVNNGIKIIGVNMDAVEITEDRQQFKDLMDSIGIDQCRSRAANSLLDAKEIVEELGGLPIVIRPSFTLGGSGGGIVWNEDEFERKILRGLELSPVHQVLIEESIFGWKEFELELLRDKNDNVVIICSIENLDPMGVHTGDSVTVAPTQTLTDKQYQKMRDAAIKMMRSIGDFAGGCNVQFAMEPGSDRLVAIEINPRVSRSSALASKATGYPIAKIATKLAVGYSLDELPNPITQVSSACFEPSIDYVVVKIPRFNFDKFSAVDEELTTQMKAVGEVMSIGRNFPEALNKAWQSLEVGRSGLGADGYANPDRKEIRQRLMKPYWDRTMQIRNAFKMGASVEEIADITKVDPWFLQQIRHMVTLENRAEGETLDSISRELLYEIKQAGFSDVQIAWLLSKSGKKFTEGDVRKKRHELNMKPVFKLVDTCAAEFPAKTPYYYSSYEFENESEVSDRKKVMILGSGPNRIGQGIEFDYSCVHAVFAAQEMGYEAIMVNCNPETVSTDFDVADKLYFEPVFWERVLDIYEHEKPEGVILQVGGQTALKLGKKFVEAGIKIFGTEFEKIDFAEDRGEFSQFLKRLDITFPEYGTARNVEDALKIADRIKYPVLIRPSYVLGGQGMRIAVKEEELKKYVTNILKTHPENDFLIDKYLDKAVEVDVDSVFDGEELHIAGIMQHIEPAGVHSGDSTAVLPPYSLSEEVIRTIESHQYRIAKEMGILGFLNVQYAVKNEQVYVLEANPRTTRTIPFLAKATQRPEAKIGVKVMLGAKLSEFDLVSKLEHWAIKEPVFPFDKFPEVKKELGPEMKSTGESIYFMKDFNDERFKKPYEFKNLYLSK; this is encoded by the coding sequence ATGCCACGTCGCGAAGATATCAGTAAAATTCTCATTATCGGGTCCGGTCCAATCGTAATTGGCCAGGCCTGTGAATTTGATTACTCAGGAACCCAGGCATGCCGTTCATTAAAAGAAGAAGGGTATGAAGTGGTTTTGATTAATTCGAATCCCGCCACCATCATGACCGACCCGATGATGGCAGACTCAATTTACCTGAAGCCGCTCACTACCGAATCGATCAAAGAAATTGTTGAGATCGAGAAACCCGATGCCGTTCTGCCCACAATGGGCGGCCAGACGGCGCTGAACCTTGCCGGTGATCTGCAGAAGGAGAACTTCTGGGTGAATAACGGCATCAAAATCATCGGGGTGAACATGGACGCGGTGGAGATTACCGAAGATCGCCAGCAGTTCAAAGACCTGATGGATTCCATCGGTATTGACCAGTGCAGAAGCCGCGCGGCAAACTCACTGCTTGATGCTAAAGAGATTGTGGAAGAGCTTGGCGGCCTGCCTATTGTGATCCGCCCTTCGTTCACTCTCGGAGGGTCAGGCGGCGGCATCGTCTGGAATGAGGATGAATTTGAGCGAAAAATCCTGCGGGGACTTGAACTGAGCCCGGTTCACCAGGTGCTTATCGAGGAGAGTATCTTTGGATGGAAAGAGTTTGAACTGGAACTTCTGCGTGATAAAAATGATAACGTGGTGATCATCTGTTCGATCGAAAATCTCGATCCGATGGGTGTTCATACAGGCGATTCAGTTACTGTGGCACCCACCCAGACTCTAACGGACAAGCAGTATCAAAAAATGCGGGACGCTGCCATCAAGATGATGCGGTCAATTGGTGATTTTGCCGGAGGCTGTAATGTGCAGTTTGCGATGGAGCCCGGCAGTGACCGCCTGGTTGCCATTGAAATCAACCCGCGAGTAAGCCGCTCATCAGCACTTGCATCCAAAGCAACGGGTTACCCGATTGCAAAAATTGCCACAAAACTCGCGGTTGGCTACTCGCTTGATGAACTCCCCAACCCGATCACACAAGTTTCATCGGCCTGTTTTGAGCCGTCAATCGATTATGTGGTCGTGAAAATCCCGCGGTTTAATTTTGATAAGTTCTCTGCCGTTGATGAAGAACTGACCACGCAAATGAAAGCTGTGGGTGAAGTGATGTCTATTGGACGAAACTTTCCCGAAGCGCTGAATAAAGCGTGGCAATCGCTCGAAGTTGGCCGATCTGGCCTGGGTGCTGATGGATATGCAAACCCCGACCGAAAAGAGATTCGCCAGCGGCTGATGAAACCGTATTGGGATCGCACCATGCAAATCAGGAACGCTTTTAAGATGGGTGCCTCTGTTGAAGAGATTGCAGATATCACAAAAGTAGACCCCTGGTTTCTGCAGCAAATCCGGCACATGGTTACGCTCGAAAACCGCGCTGAAGGAGAAACTCTTGACAGCATCTCCCGTGAGTTGCTTTATGAAATAAAACAGGCCGGTTTTTCCGATGTGCAGATCGCCTGGCTGCTGAGTAAAAGCGGCAAAAAGTTTACAGAGGGTGATGTCCGCAAAAAACGTCATGAGCTGAATATGAAACCCGTATTTAAGCTTGTTGATACCTGTGCTGCTGAATTCCCGGCAAAAACACCTTATTACTACTCCAGTTACGAGTTTGAAAATGAGAGTGAAGTATCCGACCGCAAAAAAGTGATGATTCTTGGAAGCGGCCCGAACCGGATTGGTCAGGGCATTGAGTTTGATTACTCCTGCGTTCATGCCGTCTTTGCCGCCCAGGAGATGGGGTATGAAGCGATCATGGTAAACTGCAATCCCGAAACGGTATCTACCGATTTTGATGTAGCAGATAAACTCTATTTCGAACCTGTTTTCTGGGAACGCGTGCTCGACATTTATGAGCACGAAAAACCGGAGGGTGTGATTCTGCAGGTGGGCGGACAAACCGCACTCAAACTTGGTAAAAAGTTTGTTGAAGCTGGAATCAAAATCTTCGGTACAGAGTTCGAAAAAATTGATTTTGCAGAAGATCGCGGCGAATTCTCTCAGTTTCTCAAACGGCTCGATATCACCTTTCCGGAATACGGCACCGCACGAAATGTGGAAGACGCGCTGAAAATTGCTGATCGGATCAAATATCCTGTCCTGATCCGACCCAGTTATGTGCTTGGTGGACAGGGTATGCGAATTGCCGTGAAAGAAGAAGAGCTTAAAAAATATGTTACAAACATCCTCAAAACCCACCCGGAAAACGATTTCCTGATCGACAAATATCTGGATAAAGCGGTTGAGGTGGATGTAGATTCCGTTTTTGATGGCGAAGAACTTCATATAGCGGGTATTATGCAGCATATCGAACCGGCAGGAGTTCACTCCGGGGATTCAACAGCTGTGCTACCGCCCTACTCCCTCAGCGAGGAAGTCATTCGCACAATTGAAAGCCACCAGTACCGTATCGCAAAAGAGATGGGAATTCTCGGCTTTTTAAACGTACAATATGCCGTGAAAAATGAACAGGTCTATGTACTCGAAGCCAACCCCCGTACCACGCGTACCATTCCTTTCCTGGCAAAAGCCACACAGCGGCCCGAAGCGAAAATTGGTGTTAAAGTGATGCTTGGAGCAAAGCTGAGTGAATTTGACCTGGTATCAAAACTGGAGCACTGGGCGATTAAAGAGCCGGTATTCCCGTTTGATAAATTTCCGGAAGTAAAAAAGGAGCTCGGTCCCGAAATGAAGTCTACAGGCGAAAGCATCTACTTTATGAAAGATTTCAACGACGAGCGATTCAAGAAACCGTATGAGTTTAAGAATCTGTACCTAAGCAAGTAG
- the moaCB gene encoding bifunctional molybdenum cofactor biosynthesis protein MoaC/MoaB, translating into MINVSNKISTLRFARAGGSIKTREDVIRKIVDDEIEKGDVLEVSRVAGIQAAKKTSELLIFCHNLPLEWVDITFHLDGDTIHVKAEAEAIARTGVEMEALTAASTALLNIYDMLKPLDKEMEISSIRLLEKTGGKSDFDDEFDHPVKAALVRISDNVADGTREDNSTSAVEDVLDHFNVEVAKEVVIRSGREEVAKKIKELADSNDYHLLFTIGATGLDHGDIVAEITKKLIEYEVPGIPEAMREFGRNRTPYANYSRTAAGVRGGTIIINLPGSSRGAKESVHALFPGLKHALRMMNKGKLRKIE; encoded by the coding sequence ATGATCAACGTAAGCAACAAAATCAGCACGCTTCGATTTGCCCGCGCAGGCGGTTCGATAAAAACACGAGAAGATGTTATCCGGAAGATTGTGGATGATGAAATTGAAAAAGGAGATGTGCTTGAAGTCAGCCGTGTTGCAGGAATTCAGGCGGCAAAAAAGACATCCGAACTGCTGATTTTCTGCCATAATCTGCCCCTGGAGTGGGTGGATATAACCTTTCATCTCGATGGAGATACCATTCACGTAAAAGCAGAAGCGGAGGCAATCGCACGAACGGGTGTAGAGATGGAGGCGCTTACTGCGGCCAGCACTGCGTTGTTGAATATTTACGACATGCTGAAACCGCTGGATAAAGAGATGGAAATTTCTTCGATTCGCCTGCTGGAGAAAACAGGCGGGAAGAGTGATTTTGATGATGAATTCGATCATCCCGTAAAAGCAGCCCTGGTTCGTATTTCAGACAATGTTGCGGATGGAACGCGGGAGGATAACAGTACAAGCGCCGTAGAGGACGTTTTAGATCACTTCAATGTGGAAGTCGCTAAGGAAGTGGTGATACGGTCCGGCAGGGAAGAGGTCGCAAAAAAAATAAAGGAACTTGCTGACAGCAACGATTATCACCTTCTTTTTACGATTGGAGCCACCGGGCTGGACCATGGTGATATTGTGGCAGAGATCACAAAAAAGCTGATCGAATATGAGGTACCCGGCATTCCGGAAGCAATGCGGGAATTTGGCCGAAACCGGACGCCGTATGCCAACTACTCCCGAACCGCTGCAGGTGTTCGGGGAGGAACCATCATCATCAATCTGCCCGGCAGTTCGCGAGGCGCAAAAGAGAGTGTACATGCGCTGTTTCCGGGATTAAAGCACGCGCTGCGAATGATGAATAAAGGGAAGTTGAGGAAGATAGAGTGA
- a CDS encoding alpha/beta hydrolase — protein sequence MSKLLTVLLVFLMITPTLAAQDLVHWQDLLDAETTRSFERIQVGTDSLQFADLWLPDGEGPHPVVILIHGGCWQSIYPGVALTNPMADALARDGFAVWNVEYRRLGDDGGAYPGTFLDVAQSADFLREIAEINHLNLDLVIASGHSAGGHLATWLASRKNISPESPLYKSNPLQIHQSISLAGINNLEEYARYGSAPCGEKTVEKLVDYLNRESPFLDTSPAELLPFSASHVEISAAFDSPVPPFFGRNFVRQVQNSGGNASLILQPEAGHYEMTAPWTHEWNQVLDLFRQSIIPIPE from the coding sequence ATGTCAAAACTGCTAACAGTTCTACTCGTTTTTTTAATGATTACGCCAACTCTTGCCGCGCAGGATCTGGTTCACTGGCAGGATCTTCTTGATGCGGAAACCACACGATCTTTCGAACGGATTCAGGTTGGGACCGACTCTCTGCAATTTGCCGATCTCTGGCTGCCGGATGGCGAAGGGCCTCACCCGGTTGTAATCTTGATTCACGGCGGATGCTGGCAAAGTATCTACCCTGGTGTCGCTCTCACAAATCCGATGGCGGACGCACTTGCCCGAGATGGATTTGCGGTTTGGAATGTGGAATACAGACGGCTGGGAGACGATGGCGGTGCCTACCCCGGAACGTTTCTTGATGTGGCACAGTCAGCAGACTTTTTGCGGGAAATTGCCGAAATAAACCATTTAAACCTCGATCTCGTCATTGCTTCCGGCCACTCTGCGGGAGGACATCTCGCCACCTGGCTTGCTTCACGAAAAAATATCAGTCCCGAAAGTCCGCTTTATAAATCCAATCCGCTGCAAATTCATCAATCCATATCCCTTGCCGGAATCAACAACCTTGAAGAGTACGCCCGCTATGGATCAGCGCCATGCGGCGAAAAAACCGTTGAGAAATTAGTGGATTATCTGAACCGTGAATCCCCTTTTCTAGATACATCTCCAGCTGAACTTTTACCTTTCTCAGCATCCCATGTTGAAATATCTGCAGCTTTTGATTCACCTGTTCCGCCTTTTTTCGGACGCAATTTCGTCCGGCAGGTTCAAAACTCCGGCGGCAATGCATCATTAATTCTTCAACCCGAAGCCGGACACTACGAGATGACCGCACCCTGGACCCACGAATGGAACCAGGTTTTAGACCTCTTCAGACAATCAATAATTCCAATCCCTGAATAA
- a CDS encoding ThiF family adenylyltransferase, whose amino-acid sequence MNSPKSNHFTPDELRHYSRQMAMPQFGGEGQKKLKRAKVAVIGAGGLGAPVLQYLSAAGVGTIGIFDFDVIEESNLHRQVLFNTEDIGKSKARVASKRLEKLNPHINIIANQVRITPENVINQFRLYDLIVDGSDNFQTRYIVNDAALLLDLPLVYGSIYRFEGQITVFNYVDEEKKRGPDLRDLYPKPPDTGFIPDCSTAGVLGVLPGVIGSIQATEAIKILADIGDVLSGKLLVMDLLNIDTQMITFAQPAQKRTIDRPAIEERLKSYRNDYDAPRGVSAQTVSDWINSSEKINLVDVRSPEEHERFNIGGTLIPLDEIELRSNEINTETKTVIYCKSGQRSAEAIRRLSDHKETDLLYNLDGGVDSWRDLFNRRER is encoded by the coding sequence ATGAACTCACCCAAATCAAATCATTTCACCCCTGACGAACTCCGCCACTACTCCCGGCAGATGGCGATGCCGCAGTTTGGTGGAGAGGGTCAAAAGAAACTGAAGCGTGCAAAAGTTGCCGTGATTGGTGCGGGCGGTCTGGGTGCGCCGGTACTTCAATATCTCTCCGCAGCCGGTGTGGGAACCATCGGCATTTTTGATTTTGATGTGATTGAAGAGAGCAATCTTCATCGTCAGGTATTGTTCAACACGGAGGATATCGGCAAATCGAAAGCAAGAGTGGCATCGAAGCGACTTGAGAAACTCAATCCGCATATCAACATTATCGCAAACCAGGTCCGCATCACCCCTGAAAATGTGATAAACCAGTTTCGGCTCTATGATCTGATCGTTGACGGAAGTGACAATTTTCAAACACGTTATATCGTGAATGATGCCGCCCTGCTTCTCGATCTTCCACTGGTGTATGGATCTATCTACCGTTTTGAAGGTCAGATTACCGTTTTTAATTATGTTGATGAAGAAAAAAAGCGCGGTCCGGATCTTCGCGATCTCTACCCCAAACCGCCCGACACCGGGTTTATCCCCGATTGCAGCACAGCCGGCGTTCTTGGAGTCTTGCCCGGCGTGATTGGATCCATCCAGGCCACGGAGGCGATCAAAATTCTTGCTGACATTGGTGATGTGCTCAGCGGAAAGCTTCTTGTGATGGATTTGCTGAATATAGATACCCAGATGATTACGTTTGCGCAACCGGCTCAAAAAAGAACCATTGATCGCCCAGCAATTGAAGAGAGACTCAAAAGTTACCGGAATGATTATGATGCTCCCCGGGGAGTATCAGCCCAAACAGTTTCAGATTGGATAAATTCATCAGAAAAAATAAACCTGGTCGATGTTCGCTCACCTGAAGAGCACGAACGATTCAACATCGGCGGGACACTCATTCCATTGGACGAAATTGAATTACGGTCTAATGAGATTAACACCGAAACCAAAACCGTAATCTACTGCAAGAGCGGTCAGCGCAGTGCAGAAGCGATCCGCAGATTAAGTGATCATAAGGAGACCGATCTGCTATACAATCTTGATGGAGGCGTCGACTCGTGGAGAGATTTGTTTAACAGGAGGGAAAGGTGA
- a CDS encoding ABC transporter substrate-binding protein, whose product MAHSIKFSGNLLLFILSLLLLTSCGTTEEVRTIEEGPRTPGDRTAEETDTDQLFQELTVGMIDPVDNLDPLFANNLSTMRILSLIYDGLFTIDRDGEVVPAIADSVNISDDERVYTITLNNDLFFHDSSAFMSGIGRRLQAADVKWAFERTARANVPTRASELLKNIQGYEEYFEDQRNIYDTERRTRGEVTGIRVLDSRTIEFRLHEPDSDFLRKLASPYLFIYPREVIQRDGFSLKSNPVGTGAYTFINRSENSIELSKDNSDRMADRLTQPNLNRIEFVYYPSESDLFQALAQNNIDWIPEVGPETYYTAFTPEGDLEPGYQNEYVISSGGERQVDLYLNQTRRVNINWLHYRLSEIEVDTATTGRYLTINQPPPEVDSDQIGEPDDRYLVTFTSDLFARNLLSNIQAQYLEPDSEFNLSDLRTPVSRSSIYTISTDSFHRQIVRPRPSWITYVTPVYGLHHQNIDGIINHQTPWKLFVEDIRVENGDQP is encoded by the coding sequence ATGGCACATTCTATAAAATTTTCCGGAAATCTACTTTTATTCATTTTATCTCTTCTTCTGCTGACATCCTGTGGCACAACCGAAGAGGTTCGTACTATTGAGGAGGGGCCCAGAACGCCCGGCGATCGAACAGCCGAAGAGACAGATACGGATCAGCTCTTCCAGGAACTCACCGTGGGTATGATTGATCCCGTGGATAACCTGGATCCGCTTTTTGCAAACAATCTGAGCACTATGCGGATTCTGTCCTTAATATATGACGGCTTATTTACAATAGACCGTGATGGGGAGGTAGTACCCGCCATTGCCGACAGTGTAAATATTTCAGACGATGAACGAGTCTACACAATCACACTAAATAACGACCTGTTTTTTCATGATAGTTCCGCTTTCATGAGCGGTATTGGCCGGCGGCTGCAGGCAGCAGATGTGAAGTGGGCATTTGAACGCACCGCACGCGCAAATGTACCAACCCGGGCCTCTGAGCTTTTAAAGAACATTCAGGGATATGAGGAATATTTCGAAGATCAGCGTAATATATATGACACTGAACGACGCACACGCGGTGAAGTAACCGGGATCAGAGTTCTGGATTCCAGGACCATTGAATTTCGTCTTCACGAACCGGATTCCGATTTCTTAAGAAAACTCGCGTCACCCTATTTATTTATATATCCGCGGGAAGTTATCCAGCGAGATGGATTCTCTCTTAAATCGAACCCGGTAGGTACCGGCGCATATACATTTATCAATCGGTCTGAGAATTCAATCGAATTGTCAAAAGACAATTCAGACCGGATGGCCGACCGTTTAACCCAGCCGAATCTCAATAGAATTGAATTTGTGTACTACCCCAGTGAAAGTGATCTGTTCCAGGCGCTTGCCCAAAATAATATCGACTGGATCCCGGAAGTCGGTCCGGAAACGTACTATACAGCTTTTACACCAGAAGGTGACCTTGAACCCGGGTATCAAAATGAGTATGTAATTTCAAGCGGAGGGGAACGTCAGGTAGATTTATATCTCAATCAGACACGAAGAGTTAATATAAACTGGCTGCATTACCGCCTTTCAGAGATTGAAGTCGATACTGCTACAACAGGCAGATATTTAACCATCAATCAGCCACCTCCTGAGGTAGATTCCGATCAGATTGGTGAGCCCGACGACCGATACCTGGTCACATTTACGAGTGATCTGTTTGCAAGAAACCTTCTCTCTAATATTCAGGCTCAATATCTTGAACCGGACTCTGAATTTAATTTGTCTGATTTACGAACACCAGTATCACGTTCCTCAATTTACACCATCTCAACAGACTCTTTTCACCGACAGATTGTCCGTCCGCGTCCATCATGGATCACCTACGTTACCCCGGTTTATGGTCTTCACCATCAAAATATTGATGGAATCATTAATCATCAGACACCCTGGAAGTTGTTTGTTGAGGATATACGGGTTGAAAATGGAGATCAACCATGA